The following is a genomic window from Opitutus sp. GAS368.
CAGAACAAGTTCCCCGGCATCGGCCAGATGTTCCGCTACACCCTCCGCGACGAGTCGAACCACATCGAGCTCTTCCGGAACCTGTTCATGGACCTCATCGAGGAGAACCGCCAGATCTGGACCGCCGAGTTCAAGGAAGAGCTCCGGCAGACGATGGCCGAGGGCATCCAGCTCGAGAAGGACTTCATCCGCGACTGCCTGCCGGTCAACGCCGTCGGCCTGTCCATCGAGGAATTTCTGACCTACATCGACTACATCGCCGACCGCCGCCTCGAAGGCTGCGGCCTGACCCCGCTGAACCCCGGCATCAAGAATCCCCTGCCGTGGCTCGCGGAAATGATGGACATCAAGAAGGAACAAAACTTCTTCGAGGGTCGCGTCACCGAGTATCAGAAATCCTCCGCGCTCGCCGTCGCGAGCGACGACGAACTCTGAGTTGTTTTGTAGGGCGGGATCACCGTATCCCGCCTCTTCTCAGCCTCCAGCCCCACGCCTCTCGCCTCAAGCCTCTCCCCGCCCATGAACCCTCCTTCCATTGCCCAGGACCTTGCCCTCAAGAAACTTAGCGTCACGCCCCCCGACCAGAAACCCAACTACAACTGGCGCGACATCCTCGGCGGCGAGGACCTCCCGGTCCCCGAGATTCAGGTCCTCTGCCCCCACGGCGAGGAGCGTTTCGACCTGAGTGAGGTCGCTGACACCGTCGGCCGTTCCCTCTCCAACCTCCTCCTCGCCAAGGGCGAGAAGGACATCTTCAACGAGAAGAACCAGCGCTTCGTCGCCGACGTCACCCGCGAAGTCGCCCAGAACCTCACCAAGAAAGCCCTCGAGCGCGGCCCCCTCCGCGTTTCGTTGCATGATCTTTACGTGCTCATCGAAAAAACCCTCGTCGACAACAACGCCCACGACGTCGCCAAGAGCCTCCTGCTCAAGCGCGCCTCCAAGCTCAACCTCGCCCGCGAGACCCACGGCGTCACCGTCCGCCTCATCCGCCGCAACCACCAGGTCGTGCCCTGGAACAGCGCCAAGATCGAGATCGCCATCCGCAAGGCCTTCCTCTCCCTCCAGAAGGACCCCGCCCCCGCCTCGGCCATCACCCGCGCCGTCACCGAGCGCGCCGCCGCCGTGAAGCAGGCCTTCCTCCACATCGAGGAGGTCCAGGACATGGTCCAGGAGGAGCTCATGAAGGCCGGCCACTACAAGGTCGCCGAGGACTACATCCTTTACCGCGCCCACCGCCAGGCCGCCCGCGAAGCCGCCCCCGAGCTCGCGCCCGAGCCCACCGCCGCCCCCTCGCAGCCCTCCATGGTCGTCGTCGCCCGCGCCGACGGCACCACCGAGCTCTGGAACGGCCTCGACCTCAAGAAGCGCATCGAGTTCGCCTCCATCGGCCTCGAGCTCTGCCTCACCCCCGACCAGATCGAGGCCGAGCTCCGCCGCGCCCTCTTCGACAACATCGCCCTCGGCGACCTCAACAACACGATCATCCTCAACGCCAAGACCCTGATCGAGAAGGACGCCGACTTCGCCAAGTTCGCCGGCCGCATCCAGCTCTCCTACATCTACGAGGAGGTCCTCGGCTGGGACATCGTCCGCGACGGCATCGCCGCCCTCAAGAAGTTCCACCAGCAGGCCTTCGCCAAATACATCGACCACGGCATCGCCATCAAGCGCCTCACCCCGCGCCTCAAGGAATACGACCTCGCCAAGATCGCCGCCGCCCTCGACCCCTCCGCCGACCTCGAGTTCGACTTCCTCGGCGTCCAGACCGTTTACGACCGCTACCTCATCATCGACAAGACCGGCAAGCGCTCCAAGCGCCTCGAGACCCCCCAGTTCTTCTGGATGCGCGTCGCCATGGGCCTCTTCCTCGACGAGAAGAAGAAGGGCCGCGAGGACTGGGCCATCCGCCTCTACGAGCTCTACAAGTCCCGCCGCTTCTGCTCGTCCACGCCGACCCTTTTCAACTCCGGCACCCTCCACTCCCAGCTGTCGTCCTGCTACCTCTACTACGTGGACGACTCCCTCGAGGGCATCATGTATCGCGGCATCGCCGAGAACGCCCAGCTCTCCAAGTGGGCCGGCGGCCTCGGCGGCTCCTGGACCTCCGTCCGCGGCACCGGCGCCCACATCGCCGGCACCAACGGCGAGTCGCAGGGCGTCATCCCCTTCCTCAAGCTCCACAACGACCAGCTCGTCGCCGTCAACCAGGGCGGCAAGCGCAAGGGCTCCGGCTGCGCCTACCTCGAATCCTGGCACAACGACATCTTCGAGTTCCTCGAGCTCCGCCGCAATACGGGTGACGACCGCCGTCGCACCCACGACATGAACACGGCGAACTGGATCCCCGACCTCTTCATGAAGCGCATGGAGGCCCGCGGCACCTGGACCCTCTTCCGCGCCAACGAGACCCCCGACCTGCACCACCTCTACGGCCGGAAGTTCGAGGAGGCCTACCTCAAATACGAGAAGATGGGCGAGGAAGGCAAAATCCAGGCCCACAAGATCGAGGCCCTCGAGCTCTGGAAGAAGATGCTCTCGATGCTCTTCGAGACCGGCCACCCGTGGATCACCTTCAAGGATCCCTGCAACGTCCGCTCCCCGCAGGACCACGCCGGCGTCATCCACTCCAGCAACCTCTGCACGGAGATCACGCTCAACACCTCGAACGAGGAGACCGCCGTCTGCAACCTCGGCTCCGTCATCCTCGACTCGCACCTCAAGCCCGACGGCTCCCTCGACCACGAGAAGCTGCGCGACACCATCCACGTCGCCGTCCGCGCGCTGGACAACGTCATCGACATCAACTTCTACCCGACCGTCGCCGCCAAGACCTCCAACCTCCGCCACCGTCCCATCGGCCTCGGCGTCATGGGCCTGGCCAATTCGCTCTACATGAAGGGCATTCCCTTCGCCTCGTCGGAGGCCGTCGAGTTCAACGACGAGTTCATGGAGGCCATCGCCTACTACGCCTACGAGTCCTCCTCCGACCTCGCGGCCGAGCGCGGCACCTACTCCAGCTACAAGGGCTCGAAGTGGGACCGCGGCCTGCTCCCGCCCGACACCGTCGAGCTCCTCGCCCAGGAGCGCGGTCTGCCCATCCAGGTCCCGGCCGGCGGCAAGATGGACTGGACACCCCTCCGCCAGAAGATCGCCAAGCACGGCATGCGGAACTCCAACGTCCTCGCCATCGCCCCCACCGCGACGATCTCCAACATCACGAACACGTCGCCCTGCATCGAGCCCACCTACAAGAACCTCTACGTCAAATCCAACCTCTCCGGCGAGTTCGTCGTCCTGAACCCCTTCCTCGTGAAGGACCTCAAGGCCCGCAACCTCTGGAACCAGGAGATGATCGACGCCCTGAAGTATTTCGACGGCGAGCTGAAGGACATCGAGGCCATCCCCGCCGACCTGAAGGCCCGTTACCTCACGGCCTTCGACGTCGACTTCAAGTGGGTGATCGACGCCGCCGCCCGCCGCCAGAAGTGGATCGACCAGTCCCAGTCGGTGAACCTGTGGCTCAAGAGCCCGGACCTGAAGGTGCTCAGCCACATGTATCGCCACGCCTGGCACGCCGGCCTCAAGACCACGTATTATTTGCGGACCTTGGGTGCCTCGAACATCGAGAAGGCGACGGTCAGCGTGAAGAAGGAAGTCCGCGGCGCCGCCGGCGAAACCAAGGCCGAGACCGCGACCCGCGACGCCAAGGACGTCGCCACCGCCGCCGCCCTCAGCACCGCCCCGTTCGGTGGAGGGTCGATCTCCGCATCGACCGAACCTCAGGTTTCAGGTCTCAGCTCTCAGGTTTCTGCTTCTGCGAAGAAGATCTACACCCCCGCCGAGAAGACCGCCTGCAGCATCGAAGCCATGAAGAACGGCGAGATTTGCGAGGCCTGCCAATAACGTCCACCCATAGATTCAAACCCCCGA
Proteins encoded in this region:
- a CDS encoding ribonucleoside-diphosphate reductase subunit alpha, with translation MNPPSIAQDLALKKLSVTPPDQKPNYNWRDILGGEDLPVPEIQVLCPHGEERFDLSEVADTVGRSLSNLLLAKGEKDIFNEKNQRFVADVTREVAQNLTKKALERGPLRVSLHDLYVLIEKTLVDNNAHDVAKSLLLKRASKLNLARETHGVTVRLIRRNHQVVPWNSAKIEIAIRKAFLSLQKDPAPASAITRAVTERAAAVKQAFLHIEEVQDMVQEELMKAGHYKVAEDYILYRAHRQAAREAAPELAPEPTAAPSQPSMVVVARADGTTELWNGLDLKKRIEFASIGLELCLTPDQIEAELRRALFDNIALGDLNNTIILNAKTLIEKDADFAKFAGRIQLSYIYEEVLGWDIVRDGIAALKKFHQQAFAKYIDHGIAIKRLTPRLKEYDLAKIAAALDPSADLEFDFLGVQTVYDRYLIIDKTGKRSKRLETPQFFWMRVAMGLFLDEKKKGREDWAIRLYELYKSRRFCSSTPTLFNSGTLHSQLSSCYLYYVDDSLEGIMYRGIAENAQLSKWAGGLGGSWTSVRGTGAHIAGTNGESQGVIPFLKLHNDQLVAVNQGGKRKGSGCAYLESWHNDIFEFLELRRNTGDDRRRTHDMNTANWIPDLFMKRMEARGTWTLFRANETPDLHHLYGRKFEEAYLKYEKMGEEGKIQAHKIEALELWKKMLSMLFETGHPWITFKDPCNVRSPQDHAGVIHSSNLCTEITLNTSNEETAVCNLGSVILDSHLKPDGSLDHEKLRDTIHVAVRALDNVIDINFYPTVAAKTSNLRHRPIGLGVMGLANSLYMKGIPFASSEAVEFNDEFMEAIAYYAYESSSDLAAERGTYSSYKGSKWDRGLLPPDTVELLAQERGLPIQVPAGGKMDWTPLRQKIAKHGMRNSNVLAIAPTATISNITNTSPCIEPTYKNLYVKSNLSGEFVVLNPFLVKDLKARNLWNQEMIDALKYFDGELKDIEAIPADLKARYLTAFDVDFKWVIDAAARRQKWIDQSQSVNLWLKSPDLKVLSHMYRHAWHAGLKTTYYLRTLGASNIEKATVSVKKEVRGAAGETKAETATRDAKDVATAAALSTAPFGGGSISASTEPQVSGLSSQVSASAKKIYTPAEKTACSIEAMKNGEICEACQ